From Mucilaginibacter rubeus, a single genomic window includes:
- a CDS encoding gamma-glutamylcyclotransferase, translating into MEITNRFLFVYGTLLQPGNEFADYLNKHCKFINKGKVNGRLYDIGEYPGAVINNAEALFIHGGIFMMDEPEVILNIIDDYEGIGEAYDHPQEYTRELVNILTVNGAENCWMYLYNLPVSTYRQIISGDYMLYLNNAAK; encoded by the coding sequence ATGGAAATAACAAATCGGTTTTTATTTGTTTACGGCACATTGCTGCAGCCCGGTAACGAGTTTGCAGATTACCTGAATAAACATTGTAAATTTATAAACAAAGGTAAGGTCAACGGTCGGCTTTATGATATTGGGGAATACCCTGGTGCGGTGATTAATAATGCAGAAGCTCTTTTTATCCACGGCGGTATTTTTATGATGGATGAACCGGAAGTTATATTAAATATAATTGACGATTACGAGGGGATAGGAGAGGCCTATGACCATCCACAGGAGTATACAAGAGAACTGGTTAATATTCTCACTGTTAACGGTGCCGAAAATTGCTGGATGTATCTTTACAACTTGCCTGTAAGCACATATCGCCAAATAATCAGCGGCGATTATATGCTATACTTAAACAATGCCGCCAAATAA